One Dermacentor andersoni chromosome 6, qqDerAnde1_hic_scaffold, whole genome shotgun sequence genomic window carries:
- the Mettl3 gene encoding N(6)-adenosine-methyltransferase catalytic subunit METTL3, with product MSDAWKDMQEFKSRQSSLRERLQRRKKERQEIVQAISTEPVTSTGEDSSGALSSAINQPVGSPQPGHQATGAQCPSTDSPAPADVDEVERRLLRCLLDVALDLPADSRRLQAIVSRSLGRDIDHGALEDLLHKLAAQELIALGEDVTAEGTPFLQVTSAEHTRLQAFVDAQGDGDEMRGKRGQKRSAPDPIESLLSLPSAREKETKQLGEEILELLSKPTAKERSLVERFRSQGGAQVQEFCPHGTKQECSRSSSTGTACNKLHFNKIIQKHTDESLGDCSFLNTCFHMDSCKYVHYEVDSSSVPVSRPPVPLGSSSPPALLRGTGPTVLHPPQWIQCDLRFFDMSILGKFSVVMADPPWDIHMELPYGTMSDDEMRKLNVPSLTDDGLIFLWVTGRAMELGRDCLKLWGYERCDELIWVKTNQLQRIIRTGRTGHWLNHGKEHCLVGVKGNPKEINRGLDCDVIVAEVRATSHKPDEIYGIIERLSPGTRKIELFGRPHNVQPNWITLGNQVEGVRLTDPELINEFKKHYPDGDCMKLPQVPVNMGMNVWPPDPQMNRPMMNPMVGYGDPMGMPDPGLMYEGLPPVPYHHYPPPPIVTPIPRQ from the exons ATGTCGGACGCCTGGAAGGATATGCAAGAGTTCAAATCGCGGCAGTCGAGCCTGCGTGAACGTCTTCAGCGTCGCAAGAAAGAGCGCCAAGAGATCGTACAGGCCATCTCAACGGAGCCTGTCACAAGTACTGGCGAGGACAGTAGCGGAGCGCTGAGTTCTGCAATAAATCAACCTGTAGGATCTCCACAACCAGGCCACCAGGCGACCGGTGCCCAGTGCCCTAGCACCGACTCTCCGGCCCCCGCTGATGTAGACGAG GTGGAGCGTCGCTTGTTGCGCTGTCTTCTTGATGTTGCACTGGACCTGCCGGCAGACTCGCGCCGACTGCAGGCCATTGTGAGCCGGTCACTAGGCCGGGATATTGACCACGGTGCTCTTGAGGACTTGTTGCACAAGCTGGCTGCACAAGAACTTATTGCACTCGGTGAGGACGTCACAGCTGAAGGGACCCCCTTCCTCCAAGTGACCTCGGCTGAGCACACTCGTCTACAAGCCTTTGTTGATGCACAG GGGGATGGCGACGAGATGCGGGGGAAGCGGGGACAGAAGCGTTCTGCGCCTGACCCGATTGAGTCGCTGCTTTCACTTCCATCGGCACGGGAGAAAGAGACCAAGCAGTTGGGCGAGGAAATCCTAGAGCTCCTGAGCAAACCGACTGCCAAGGAGCGTTCTCTTGTTGAACGTTTCCGCTCTCAAGGTGGCGCACAG GTGCAAGAGTTTTGCCCacatggcaccaagcaggagtgcAGCCGCAGCTCCAGCACTGGGACAGCTTGTAACAAGCTACACTTCAACAAGATCATCCAGAAGCACACAGACGAGTCCCTGGGCGACTGTTCCTTCCTCAACACGTGCTTTCACATGGACAGCTGTAAATATGTGCACTATGAG GTGGACAGCAGTTCAGTGCCAGTGAGCCGACCTCCAGTGCCATTGGGCAGTTCTTCTCCCCCAGCATTACTGCGGGGCACGGGGCCAACTGTGCTGCATCCTCCTCAGTGGATTCAGTGTGACCTGCGCTTCTTTGACATGAGCATTCTGGGCAAGTTCTCTGTGGTGATGGCAGACCCACCCTGGGACATCCACATGGAGCTCCCCTATGGCACCATGTCCGATGATGAGATGCGGAAGCTCAATGTTCCCAG CCTGACAGACGACGGCCTCATCTTCCTGTGGGTGACAGGGAGAGCCATGGAGCTGGGCCGGGATTGCTTGAAGCTCTGGGGCTACGAGCGCTGTGACGAGCTCATCTGGGTGAAGACGAACCAGCTGCAGCGCATCATCCGCACAGGCCGCACAGGCCACTGGCTCAATCACGGCAAGGAGCACTGCCTGGTGGGAGTGAAGGGGAACCCCAAG GAAATCAACCGGGGCCTTGACTGTGATGTGATAGTTGCAGAAGTTCGTGCAACAAGTCACAAGCCTGATGAAATCTACGGCATCATTGAGCGCTTGTCTCCAGGCACACGCAAGATTGAACTCTTTGGACGACCACACAATGTCCAGCCCAACTGGATCACTCTCGGTAACCAAGTGGAAGGAGTTCGGCTAACGGATCCTGAGCTTATCAACGAGTTCAAAAAACATTATCCAGACGGCGACTGCATGAAGCTGCCACA AGTACCTGTTAACATGGGTATGAATGTGTGGCCACCGGATCCCCAGATGAACCGGCCAATGATGAATCCTATGGTTGGGTACGGGGACCCAATGGGTATGCCTGATCCTGGCCTTATGTACGAAGGTCTTCCTCCTGTACCATATCACCACTATCCTCCACCACCAATTGTGACACCTATACCGCGCCAATAA